A single genomic interval of Natator depressus isolate rNatDep1 chromosome 16, rNatDep2.hap1, whole genome shotgun sequence harbors:
- the LOC141999794 gene encoding ficolin-2-like isoform X1, with product MGTATQQTFITLLSIAAVVAQAEDICPEVRIVGLSGSDKLAVLQGCPGFPGAAGPKGAPGTAGMRGVQGIPGKAGPQGLKGDRGVAGPPGPKGDKGSPGAPGTPGESELDSVQCKKGAKNCKELLARGNTLSGWYTIYPRDCNAMTVLCDMDTDGGGWLVFQKRADGSENFFRDWGSYKRGFGSRLSEFWLGNDNIHLLTSLGNHELRIDLKDFENNMQFAKYKSFKIAGETEKYKLVLGDFLGGTAGDSLTMHKDMQFSTRDRDNDLGSNAQNCAAIYKGAWWYKDCHWSNLNGMYLAGAHSSFADGVNWRTGKGYNYSYKQSEMKCRPV from the exons AAGTGAGGATAGTGGGACTCAGCGGTTCTGATAAACTCGCCGTTCTCCAAGGCTGCCCTGGGTTTCCTGGTGCTGCAGGACCCAAAGGTGCCCCAGGAACTGCAGGAATGAGAG GTGTACAGGGAATCCCTGGGAAGGCAGGACCACAGGGGCTGAAAG GGGATAGAGGTGTTGCTGGTCCCCCGGGTCCAAAAG GTGATAAAGGATCTCCTGGAGCACCTGGAACACCAG GAGAGAGCGAGCTGGACAGCGTACAGTGTAAGAAAG GAGCAAAAAACTGCAAGGAGCTGTTAGCTAGAGGGAACACCCTGAGCGGCTGGTACACCATCTACCCCCGTGACTGTAACGCCATGACCGTGCTGTGCGACATGGACACAGATGGTGGGGGATGGCTT GTTTTCCAGAAAAGGGCAGATGGATCCGAGAACTTTTTCCGTGACTGGGGTTCATACAAAAGAGGTTTcggcagccggctgtcagaattCTGGCTGGGGAACGACAATATCCATCTGTTAACATCTCTAG GAAACCATGAACTCCGCATTGACCTCAAAGACTTTGAAAACAACATGCAGTTTGCCAAGTACAAGTCATTCAAGATTGCAGGAGAGACGGAGAAATACAAACTGGTTCTTGGAGACTTTCTTGGAGGCACTGCAG GTGATTCACTAACCATGCACAAGGACATGCAGTTTTCAACCAGAGACCGTGACAACGACCTGGGTTCAAATGCTCAAAACTGTGCTGCAATCTACAAGGGGGCCTGGTGGTACAAGGACTGTCACTGGTCCAACCTGAATGGGATGTACTTGGCTGGTGCCCACTCCAGCTTTGCGGATGGGGTGAACTGGAGGACGGGCAAAGGATATAACTATTCCTACAAACAGTCAGAAATGAAATGTAGGCCTGTCTAG
- the LOC141999794 gene encoding ficolin-2-like isoform X2, which translates to MGTATQQTFITLLSIAAVVAQAEDICPEVRIVGLSGSDKLAVLQGCPGFPGAAGPKGAPGTAGMRGDRGVAGPPGPKGDKGSPGAPGTPGESELDSVQCKKGAKNCKELLARGNTLSGWYTIYPRDCNAMTVLCDMDTDGGGWLVFQKRADGSENFFRDWGSYKRGFGSRLSEFWLGNDNIHLLTSLGNHELRIDLKDFENNMQFAKYKSFKIAGETEKYKLVLGDFLGGTAGDSLTMHKDMQFSTRDRDNDLGSNAQNCAAIYKGAWWYKDCHWSNLNGMYLAGAHSSFADGVNWRTGKGYNYSYKQSEMKCRPV; encoded by the exons AAGTGAGGATAGTGGGACTCAGCGGTTCTGATAAACTCGCCGTTCTCCAAGGCTGCCCTGGGTTTCCTGGTGCTGCAGGACCCAAAGGTGCCCCAGGAACTGCAGGAATGAGAG GGGATAGAGGTGTTGCTGGTCCCCCGGGTCCAAAAG GTGATAAAGGATCTCCTGGAGCACCTGGAACACCAG GAGAGAGCGAGCTGGACAGCGTACAGTGTAAGAAAG GAGCAAAAAACTGCAAGGAGCTGTTAGCTAGAGGGAACACCCTGAGCGGCTGGTACACCATCTACCCCCGTGACTGTAACGCCATGACCGTGCTGTGCGACATGGACACAGATGGTGGGGGATGGCTT GTTTTCCAGAAAAGGGCAGATGGATCCGAGAACTTTTTCCGTGACTGGGGTTCATACAAAAGAGGTTTcggcagccggctgtcagaattCTGGCTGGGGAACGACAATATCCATCTGTTAACATCTCTAG GAAACCATGAACTCCGCATTGACCTCAAAGACTTTGAAAACAACATGCAGTTTGCCAAGTACAAGTCATTCAAGATTGCAGGAGAGACGGAGAAATACAAACTGGTTCTTGGAGACTTTCTTGGAGGCACTGCAG GTGATTCACTAACCATGCACAAGGACATGCAGTTTTCAACCAGAGACCGTGACAACGACCTGGGTTCAAATGCTCAAAACTGTGCTGCAATCTACAAGGGGGCCTGGTGGTACAAGGACTGTCACTGGTCCAACCTGAATGGGATGTACTTGGCTGGTGCCCACTCCAGCTTTGCGGATGGGGTGAACTGGAGGACGGGCAAAGGATATAACTATTCCTACAAACAGTCAGAAATGAAATGTAGGCCTGTCTAG